The genomic region AACCGGCCAACACCGGCTCCTCGGTGGGCATCTCCAAGGTCAAGGCCGACCAAGACGCCAGCAAAGCCCTGGCCCAAGCCTTCGCCTGGGATCACAAGGTACTGGCCGAACAGGGCATAGAGGGGGTGCGGGAGCTCGAGGTGGCCCTGCTGGGCAACATCCACGCTGAAGCCAGTGTGGTGGGCGAGATCACCTACCAGGCCGAGTTCTACGACTACGAGACCAAGTACACCCCCGGCAAGGCGCAACTGCACCTGCCCGCCGCAATTGCCTCCGAGCTTTCGGAAAAGATTCGGGCTACTGCCGTTGCCGCGTACCGAATTCTGGGTGTGCGGGGAATGGCCCGGGTAGATTTTTTCCTCTCCGGCAAGGGCGAGCTTTACCTCAACGAGTTCAATACCATCCCCGGTTTCACCCCCACCAGCATGTACCCCAAGCTCTGGCAGGCCAGCGGGCTTTCCTACCCCGACTTGCTCGACCGGCTTGTGCGTTTGGCGTTGGAAGATTAGCCTGTGGGCAGAACCCATCATCAGGAGCTTTTATGAGTGAAAAAACCCC from Meiothermus sp. harbors:
- a CDS encoding D-alanine--D-alanine ligase family protein, translating into MGQLHILLIAGGPPGEHEVSLSSAQGVLAAMPHPTELAVIAKDGLWLLGEDAHEALLAGVAEHGTHRFPPDLPWQRYDVAFPLLHGPVGEDGVIQGFLQLLGLPYVGAGVASSALCMDKDLCKRVLQQAGIPVVPWVTFYRGEPASEPPFSPPYFVKPANTGSSVGISKVKADQDASKALAQAFAWDHKVLAEQGIEGVRELEVALLGNIHAEASVVGEITYQAEFYDYETKYTPGKAQLHLPAAIASELSEKIRATAVAAYRILGVRGMARVDFFLSGKGELYLNEFNTIPGFTPTSMYPKLWQASGLSYPDLLDRLVRLALED